The Mercurialis annua linkage group LG2, ddMerAnnu1.2, whole genome shotgun sequence genome contains a region encoding:
- the LOC126670636 gene encoding D-amino-acid transaminase, chloroplastic-like, with product MEHQESDENSSSDFKVHVFSSSSELLESLHEKLSSVKKQPYPAMYSSVYGGIILDPAMMVIPIDDHMVHRGHGVFDTSIIFDGYLYELDAHLDRFLRSASQARVSSPFPRSTLRSILIQMTSVSKCKKGTLRFWLSAGPGDFLLSPAKCPRPAFYAVVIDDDFSQCKEGVKAITSTIPMKSSLFATMKNVNYLPNVLSVMEAEDNGAFSSIWVDDEGYIAEGPNVNVAFITHDKELILPVFDKILSGCTALRLLQLATKLVEQGRLNHITTGNITAEKAKGAAEMMYVGSTLPLLPIIMWDEQPIGDGKVGELTMALSDLLWDDMVTGTGMQRVAVPYE from the exons ATGGAGCATCAAGAATCAG ATGAAAATAGCAGCAGTGACTTTAAGGTTCATGTGTTCTCGTCATCTTCCGAG TTGCTTGAAAGCCTACATGAGAAGTTGAGTTCAGTGAAGAAACAGCCTTACCCTGCAATGTATTCCAGTGTATATGGTGGAATTATTCTTGACCCTGCAATGATGGTAATTCCAATAGATGATCATATGGTTCATCGAGGGCATGGCGTTTTCGATACATCCATTATTTTTGATGG ATATCTATATGAGTTGGATGCTCATTTGGACCGCTTTCTACGATCAGCGTCACAGGCAAGGGTATCCTCTCCCTTCCCTCGCTCGACACTTCGAAGCATTCTAATTCAAATGACATCGGTATCTAAATGCAAGAAAGGAACTTTGAGATTTTGGTTAAGTGCAGGCCCCGGAGACTTCTTGCTGTCACCTGCAAAATGCCCGCGTCCTGCATTCTATGCTGTAGTTATCGATGATGACTTCTCTCAGTGCAAAGAAGGTGTTAAAGCGATAACATCCACAATTCCGATGAAGTCCTCTCTCTTTGCAACGATGAAGAATGTGAACTATCTACCAAATGTCCTGTCCGTAATGGAAGCCGAAGATAATGGCGCATTTTCTTCAATTTGGGTCGATGATGAAGGCTATATCGCTGAGGGTCCAAATGTTAACGTTGCTTTCATAACTCATGATAAGGAGCTTATCTTGCCTGTTTTCGATAAGATTCTCAGTGGCTGCACCGCATTAAGACTTCTTCAATTAGCAACTAAATTGGTGGAACAAGGGCGGTTGAATCACATTACAACCGGTAATATTACTGCGGAGAAGGCTAAAGGAGCAGCTGAAATGATGTATGTTGGAAGTACCCTTCCCCTGTTGCCCATTATTATGTGGGATGAGCAACCCATTGGAGATG GTAAGGTGGGGGAGCTGACAATGGCACTCTCTGATCTGCTATGGGACGATATGGTTACAGGTACCGGAATGCAGAGGGTGGCTGTTCCTTATGAGTAA
- the LOC126670685 gene encoding probable aminotransferase TAT2: MEKNSEIMSEFEAPKNITIKGILSLLMESIDEEDDKSVISLGIGDPSAYSCFRTTPVAQQAVIHALQSDNFNGYAPTVGLPQTRRAVADYLSGDLPYKLTADDVFITSGCTQAIDVALSMLARPGANILFPRPCFPIYELCAAFRGLEVRHFNLLPEKGWVVDIDAVKALADHNTVGMVIINPGNPCGNVYSYQHLKEIAETAEELKIPVIADEVYGHLAFGNNPFVPMGVFGYIAPVLTLGSISKRWIVPGWRLGWFVTTDPSGMFRNPKMIERIKKYFDILGGPATFIQAAVPSILERTDQAFYKKTLNILKQSSEICYEKVTEIPCVTCPHKPQGSMAVMIKLNLSLLDDISDDIDFCFKLAKEESVIILPGTAVGLKNWLRITFAVDPVSLEEALGRLQSFCERHIKRIY; encoded by the exons ATGGAGAAGAACAGTGAAATAATGAGTGAATTTGAGGCACCAAAGAACATAACCATCAAAGGCATTTTGAGCCTGTTAATGGAGAGTATTGATGAGGAAGATGATAAAAGTGTAATTTCACTTGGGATTGGTGACCCTTCTGCTTACTCTTGTTTTCGTACTACTCCTGTTGCTCAGCAGGCTGTTATTCATGCTCTGCAGTCTGATAATTTTAATGGCTATGCTCCCACTGTTGGCCTTCCTCAAACTAGAAG GGCAGTTGCAGATTACCTATCTGGTGATCTTCCTTACAAGTTAACAGCTGATGATGTTTTCATTACATCTGGTTGCACGCAAGCCATCGATGTTGCTTTGTCGATGCTTGCTCGTCCTGGTGCGAATATCTTGTTTCCAAGGCCATGCTTCCCTATTTATGAACTTTGTGCCGCATTCAGGGGTCTTGAAGTTCGGCACTTTAATCTTCTCCCAGAGAAAGGTTGGGTGGTTGATATTGATGCTGTTAAAGCGCTTGCCGATCATAATACTGTTGGAATGGTTATCATAAATCCTGGAAATCCTTGCGGAAATGTATACTCTTACCAACATTTAAAAGAG ATAGCGGAAACAGCTGAAGAGCTTAAAATTCCTGTTATTGCTGATGAAGTTTACGGGCACCTTGCTTTTGGTAATAATCCGTTTGTACCGATGGGAGTTTTTGGATATATCGCTCCTGTTCTGACTCTGGGTTCTATATCAAAGAGATGGATAGTACCTGGATGGCGGCTTGGTTGGTTTGTTACGACTGATCCATCTGGAATGTTCCGGAATCCCAAG ATGATTGAGCGCATTAAGAAGTACTTTGACATTCTGGGAGGACCAGCGACTTTCATTCAG GCAGCTGTACCTTCTATTCTCGAGCGAACCGATCAAGCTTTCTACAAGAAAACCCTCAATATTTTGAAGCAATCTTCCGAGATTTGTTACGAAAAGGTTACAGAGATCCCTTGCGTCACTTGCCCGCACAAGCCTCAAGGATCTATGGCTGTAATG ATAAAACTGAATCTTTCTCTATTAGATGATATATCTGATGATATTGATTTCTGCTTCAAATTGGCGAAAGAGGAATCTGTTATCATTCTTCCGG GAACTGCAGTGGGGCTAAAGAATTGGTTGCGCATAACATTTGCGGTTGATCCAGTATCGCTTGAAGAAGCTCTAGGAAGGTTACAATCTTTCTGCGAAAGGCACATCAAGCGCATATACTAA